Proteins encoded within one genomic window of Paucidesulfovibrio gracilis DSM 16080:
- a CDS encoding sulfide/dihydroorotate dehydrogenase-like FAD/NAD-binding protein: MYKIVKKRELIPGQTSLMRIHAPEIAAKARPGNFVMLRVHEQGERIPLTIADADPADGTITLVFLVVGKTTAHLNTLEQGDALADVCGPLGRPTDLDARGTVVCVGGGTGVAAMHHIAKGHHQAGNRVIAIVGARSKDLLLFCDELEDFCPEVRIATDDGSRGHQGFVTEVLQQLIDEGEDIAEVVAVGPVPMMRAVAGVTRPHGIKTTVSLNSIMVDGIGMCGACRCSVDGETRFACVDGPEFDGHQVDFDELWGRLGQFREQEAVSNEAYHQCRCGGNK; the protein is encoded by the coding sequence CACGCCCCGGAGATCGCGGCCAAGGCCCGGCCCGGGAATTTCGTGATGCTCCGCGTCCATGAGCAGGGGGAGCGCATTCCCCTGACCATTGCGGATGCGGACCCTGCCGACGGCACCATCACCCTGGTTTTTTTGGTGGTGGGTAAAACCACGGCCCATTTGAATACATTGGAACAGGGCGACGCTCTGGCCGACGTGTGCGGACCCCTGGGGCGGCCCACGGATCTGGACGCCAGAGGAACCGTTGTCTGCGTGGGCGGCGGAACGGGCGTGGCCGCCATGCACCACATCGCCAAAGGACACCATCAGGCCGGGAACCGCGTCATTGCCATTGTGGGGGCGCGTTCCAAGGATCTGCTGCTGTTTTGCGACGAACTGGAGGATTTTTGCCCGGAAGTGCGCATCGCCACGGACGATGGATCACGCGGGCATCAAGGGTTTGTTACCGAAGTGCTCCAGCAGCTCATTGACGAAGGCGAAGACATCGCCGAGGTGGTGGCGGTGGGACCGGTCCCCATGATGCGGGCCGTGGCCGGAGTGACCAGGCCGCACGGTATTAAAACCACAGTGAGCCTCAACTCCATCATGGTGGACGGGATCGGCATGTGCGGCGCGTGCCGCTGCTCCGTTGACGGGGAAACGCGCTTCGCCTGCGTGGATGGCCCGGAATTCGACGGCCACCAGGTGGACTTTGACGAGCTTTGGGGGCGGCTTGGCCAGTTCCGCGAACAGGAGGCCGTGTCCAATGAAGCCTACCATCAGTGCCGTTGCGGGGGGAACAAATGA
- the gltA gene encoding NADPH-dependent glutamate synthase, with amino-acid sequence MSRPQKKKKAMVPRVAMPEQPAAERAENFEEVALGYSPELARQEAMRCLQCKRPLCREGCPVEIDIKGFIACLQNEDLDGAYAVIRDTNALPAVCGRVCPQESQCEGACVLAAKGEPVAIGRLERFVADRWAEQHPEDDPCAAITGTSTCSSGKPLRVACVGGGPAGLSCAGYLAAKGAHVTVYEALHEVGGVLVYGIPGFRLPKDVVRREVQALRGLGVVFRTNWVGGCTFQLSELFDQGFDAVFLGVGAGLPRFLNVPGENLLGVFSANEYLTRVNLGRAYAFPAYDTPPPPTGRVVVVGGGNVAMDAARTALRLGADKVTILYRRTESEMPARVEEVHHAKAEGVDIHCLCSPISFNGDEGRHLTSVSAQLMALGEPDDSGRCRPVCLDGQVEEIPADTAVIAVGTRPNPVLLRATPDLPLNQWGYIEADPDTGETAMPNVFAGGDIVTGAATVISAMGAGRRAGQAIAARFLEERPTE; translated from the coding sequence ATGAGCCGTCCACAAAAAAAGAAAAAAGCAATGGTCCCCCGCGTGGCCATGCCCGAACAACCGGCTGCAGAACGGGCGGAAAATTTCGAGGAAGTGGCCCTGGGATATTCCCCGGAACTGGCCCGGCAGGAGGCCATGCGCTGCCTGCAATGCAAGCGGCCCCTGTGCCGCGAGGGCTGTCCCGTGGAAATCGACATCAAGGGCTTTATCGCCTGCCTGCAAAATGAGGATCTGGACGGCGCATATGCCGTGATCCGCGATACCAACGCCCTGCCCGCGGTGTGCGGCCGGGTCTGCCCGCAGGAAAGCCAATGCGAGGGTGCGTGCGTGCTCGCGGCCAAAGGGGAACCCGTGGCCATCGGCCGGTTGGAACGCTTTGTGGCGGACCGCTGGGCCGAGCAACATCCGGAGGACGACCCTTGCGCCGCCATTACCGGCACCAGCACGTGTTCCAGCGGAAAACCGCTGCGCGTTGCCTGCGTGGGCGGCGGCCCGGCAGGGCTGAGCTGCGCCGGGTATCTCGCGGCCAAAGGCGCACACGTGACCGTGTACGAGGCGCTGCATGAGGTGGGCGGTGTGCTGGTCTACGGCATTCCCGGATTCCGGTTGCCCAAGGACGTGGTCCGGCGCGAGGTGCAGGCGTTGCGCGGGCTGGGTGTGGTTTTTCGCACCAATTGGGTGGGCGGCTGCACCTTCCAGCTTTCCGAATTGTTTGACCAGGGTTTTGACGCCGTGTTTCTCGGAGTGGGGGCCGGTCTGCCGCGGTTTTTGAACGTGCCGGGAGAAAATTTGCTCGGCGTGTTTTCCGCCAATGAATATCTCACCCGCGTGAATCTCGGCCGGGCCTACGCTTTTCCCGCCTATGACACGCCGCCGCCGCCCACGGGCCGTGTGGTGGTGGTCGGCGGGGGCAACGTGGCCATGGACGCGGCTCGCACGGCGCTGCGGCTTGGCGCGGACAAGGTGACCATTCTCTACCGCCGCACCGAGTCGGAAATGCCCGCCCGCGTGGAGGAGGTTCACCATGCCAAGGCCGAGGGAGTGGACATTCATTGCCTTTGCTCGCCCATTTCTTTCAATGGCGACGAAGGCCGACATCTGACTTCCGTTTCCGCGCAGTTGATGGCCTTGGGCGAACCCGATGATTCAGGCCGCTGCCGTCCGGTCTGTCTGGACGGGCAGGTGGAGGAAATTCCCGCGGACACGGCCGTCATCGCCGTGGGTACCCGGCCGAATCCCGTGTTGCTGCGGGCCACGCCGGACCTGCCGCTGAATCAATGGGGATACATTGAAGCGGATCCGGACACCGGGGAAACCGCCATGCCCAATGTGTTTGCCGGAGGCGACATCGTCACGGGCGCGGCCACGGTCATTTCGGCCATGGGCGCGGGACGCCGTGCTGGTCAGGCCATTGCCGCCCGTTTTCTGGAGGAGCGGCCCACCGAATAG
- a CDS encoding tetratricopeptide repeat protein → MRFVVTMVLAFCLATPMLAGCSLMGGPREVETVPAAPFWQSEYKNGRDAVLHLNNLLRRDPDNAPLLARRAALYLDLGSPGQAIKDVNRALELEPTLSHAMITRAAIALSTQAQGPVLAPRSAPGMDDRVTAEEISQARADLQRALELDPGNARAQALLAKAHRLAGDPASAMPLLDQALETDDTLGLAYLESALSLTDLEQYEEAAERWEDLVELRPDAVDLLLESAKAQWNAEEFGSAEDMLLRAAALRRDDPEIFRQLALVAASEGDEDEALEYDAKARRKAALLGTSYSSLLMVSTPDEDGEVEVRPAHMPLIRQVAEVEEPASAPEGEAEAEVRERPAPQRDLMAEARQALKEKDPALALALISEHFDQQSPSAADYCLQARTLAALDERDMAMDAARKAMDEEPENACGYHNLGVLLARDDPQQALGVLSQGLEQASDAAAMRNERGKLYLLLKRFDEAEQDFAACIEADPNTAVYHLHRAIARYQRGNYQDALDDADRFLLMKPNAAEGYRTRAAIHQKLGNQEEADRDLESERRLGQS, encoded by the coding sequence ATGCGTTTCGTCGTGACCATGGTTTTGGCGTTTTGCCTTGCAACTCCCATGCTTGCGGGCTGTTCGCTCATGGGCGGCCCACGGGAGGTTGAAACCGTGCCTGCCGCTCCTTTTTGGCAATCCGAATATAAAAACGGCCGGGATGCGGTGTTGCACCTGAACAATTTGTTGCGGCGCGATCCTGACAATGCCCCATTGTTGGCCCGGCGTGCCGCCTTGTATCTGGATCTGGGTTCTCCGGGTCAGGCCATCAAGGATGTGAATCGCGCTCTGGAACTGGAACCGACCCTGAGCCACGCCATGATTACGCGTGCGGCCATTGCCCTGTCCACCCAGGCCCAGGGACCGGTCCTGGCGCCGCGCTCCGCCCCGGGCATGGATGACCGCGTGACCGCCGAGGAAATTTCCCAGGCCCGCGCCGATCTGCAACGGGCGTTGGAGCTGGATCCGGGCAATGCCCGCGCTCAGGCGTTGCTGGCCAAGGCCCACCGGCTTGCCGGGGATCCGGCCTCGGCCATGCCCCTGCTGGATCAGGCGCTGGAAACGGATGATACCCTGGGGTTGGCGTATCTGGAGTCCGCGCTTTCGCTCACGGATTTGGAACAGTATGAAGAAGCTGCCGAACGCTGGGAGGATCTGGTGGAGTTGCGGCCCGATGCCGTGGATCTGCTGCTGGAATCAGCCAAGGCCCAGTGGAATGCCGAGGAATTCGGTTCGGCCGAGGATATGCTCCTGCGCGCCGCTGCATTGCGGCGCGATGACCCGGAGATTTTTCGGCAACTGGCCCTGGTCGCTGCTTCGGAAGGGGACGAGGACGAAGCCCTGGAGTATGACGCCAAGGCCCGCCGTAAGGCCGCTCTGTTGGGTACCAGCTATTCCAGCCTGCTGATGGTGAGCACCCCGGACGAGGACGGGGAGGTGGAGGTGCGCCCCGCGCATATGCCGCTGATCCGCCAGGTGGCCGAGGTGGAGGAACCCGCGTCGGCTCCGGAAGGAGAGGCCGAGGCCGAAGTCCGGGAGCGGCCCGCTCCGCAACGCGATCTTATGGCCGAGGCGCGACAGGCGCTGAAGGAGAAGGATCCTGCCCTGGCCCTGGCCTTGATCTCCGAACATTTTGACCAACAGTCTCCATCCGCTGCGGACTACTGCCTCCAGGCGCGTACCCTGGCTGCCCTGGATGAAAGGGATATGGCCATGGACGCGGCCCGAAAGGCCATGGACGAGGAGCCGGAGAACGCCTGTGGTTACCATAATCTCGGCGTGCTCCTGGCCCGGGATGATCCGCAACAGGCACTCGGCGTCCTGAGCCAGGGGCTGGAACAAGCCTCGGACGCCGCTGCCATGCGCAACGAGCGGGGCAAGCTCTATTTGCTGCTTAAGCGGTTCGACGAAGCCGAGCAGGATTTTGCCGCGTGCATCGAGGCTGATCCCAATACTGCCGTGTATCATCTGCATCGGGCCATTGCCCGGTACCAGCGCGGCAACTACCAGGACGCTCTGGACGACGCGGATCGGTTTCTGCTCATGAAACCCAACGCCGCCGAAGGCTACCGCACCCGGGCCGCCATTCATCAAAAGCTCGGCAACCAGGAAGAGGCCGACCGCGACCTGGAAAGTGAACGCCGTCTGGGTCAGTCCTGA